TCATGGACTGGCGCGTTGCCTCCTTGGGAGACTTGCCCGTCTCGTGCATCACCCGCTCCACGTTCTCGACCACCACGATGGCATCGTCCACCAGCAGGCCGATGGCCAGCACCATGGCGAACATGGTCAGGGTATTGATGGAGAAGCCCGCGACGGACAGCACGCCGAAGGTGCCCAGCAGCACGACCGGCACGGCAATGGCGGGGATCAGCGTGGCACGGAAGTTCTGCAGGAACACGAACATCACGATCACCACCAGCACCATGGCCTCGCCCAGCGCATGCACCACTTCGCTGATCGATGCCCGCACAAAGGGCGTGGAGTCCGAGCTCACGAAATAGTCGATCTGATTGGGGAAGAAGGGCTTGAGCTCGGCCAGCTTGGCCGCCACTGCATCCGACACCGCCATGGCGTTGGCACCATCGGCCAGGATAATGCCCATGCCTGCGCCCGGCATGCCATTGAGCTTGGCCTGAATGGACAGATTGTCGGCCCCCAGTTCCACCCGGGCCACGTCCTTGATGGTGACGACAGAGCCGTCATTCGAAGACTTGAGCACGATGTCCTCGAACTGCTCCACGGTCTTGAGCTTGGTACGCGCCGTAATGGTCGCGTTCAGCTGCTGGTTCTGCACCGCAGGCAAGGCCCCCAGCTGACCCGCCGAGACCTGGGCATTCTGCGCGTTGAGCGCGCTGCTCAGATCGGAGGGAATCAGCCCGTATTTCTCCATCTTGGCGGGGTCCATCCAGATGCGCATCGCGTACGGCGTGCCGAAGACGTTGATGTCGCCGACGCCTTCGATGCGACCGATGATGTCCACCAGATTGCTGTTGATGTAATCGCCGATGTCCACGGCGGTCACATCCTCATCGGGGGAATAAAAGCTGTAGGTGACCAGAAAATCCTGGCCGCCCTTGTTGATGAAGACGCCGCGCGTCTTCACGGAGTCCGGCAGGCGGTTGACCGCGCCCTGAATCTTGTTTTGCACCTGCACCTGCGCCACGTCGACATTGGTGCCCGGAGCAAAGGTCAGGGTAATGCGAGCCTGACCGGAGGCATTGCTGGTCGAGCTCATATAGAGCATGTTGTCGATGCCCTTGATCTGCTGCTCGATGATCTGCGTCACCGAGTTTTCGACCGTCTCGGCCGAAGCACCCGTGTACTGGGCGCCGATGGTCACGCGGGGTGGAGCGATCTCGGGGTACTGCTCCAGCGGCAGCAGCTTGATCGACAAAGCCCCGGCCAGCATGATGATGATGGCGATGACCCACGCAAAGATGGGCCGGTTGATGAAGAACTGAGCCATGTGTGTCGCCTGCCTTGCTTACTTCTTGGCAGGTGCATCGGCAGCGGCCTGCACGGGCGGCTCGCCCCGCTGGCTCTTGCGCTCGGCCTTGGCCTTCAGATCCACTTCCATGGCCTGGACCTTGTCGCCGGGCTTGATGCGCTGAAAGCCATCCACCATCACACGCTCGCCGGCATTCAGGCCCGTCTTGAGCAACCAGAAAGCGCCCACGGCACGATCCAGTTCCACATCCCGCTTTTCAACCACATCGCCGTCCTTGACGACCATGACATTGGCACGGCCGGTCAGATCGCGGGTCACCGACTGCTGCGGCACCAGCAAGGCATCGGGCGCCAGAGCCGTCGGCAGCAAGGCCTTCACATACATGCCGGGCATGAGCATGCCGTCGGGATTGGGCACCTCGGCGCGCAGGGTCAGCGTGCCGGTGGTGTCGTTGACGATCACGCCCGCAAAGGCCAGCTTGCCCTGATGCGGGTAGTCGCTGCCGTCGTCGAGCTGGATGCGCACGGGAATCTTGTTGCCTTCCACCTTCTGGTAGCGGCCGGAATCCAGATCGCGCTTGAGCTGCATCAGATCGGTGCTGGACTGGGTGAAGTCCACATACATGGGGTCCAGCCGCACGATGGTAGTGAGCGCCGTGGCCTGATTGGCCGTGACCAGCGCACCGGGCGTGACGGCAGACAGTGCGATGCGGCCGCCGATAGGGGCTTCGATTCGGCTGTACTTGAGATTGATGCGTGCGGTTTCCAGATTCGCCTTGGCCACGGCTACATCCGATGCGGACTGAGCCGCCGCCGCCTGGCTTTCGTCGAAGGCCTGCTTGCTGATCGCGTCGATCTTGACCAGCTCGGCATTGCGCCGCGCCGTTGCCGCCAGCGTGCGCTGGCTGGCTTCGGCCTTGGCCACGGCGGCCGCGGCGCTGGCCTCGGCAGCCTTCAACGATGCGGCGTCGATCTGATAGAGCTGCTGGCCCTGTTTGACCAGAGCACCTTCGGTGAACAGGCGCTGCTGAATGATGCCCGAGACCTGGGGGCGCACTTCGGCCGTCATGAAGGCACGGGTGCGCCCCGGCAGGCTGGCATCCAGCTGCTGACTTTGCGACTGCAAGGTAACAACGCCGACCTTGGGCTCGGACTTGGGCGGGCCTTTTTGCTCCGCCTCGGGCTTGGAGCATCCCGCCAGCGCTGCAGCGATCAGCATGGCGCCCACAGCCAGCGTCCAGCGCTGCTGGCGAAGACCCTGCCGGCCTGCCCCGGGGAGGCAAGAAAAATGCGCCTCTCGGCGCGGTCTCGGCGAAGCGGGCTGGTCAATCTTCATACGTGGAACGGTCTGAACTAAGGAACTTGTCAACATTGTGCGCCGACAATATTAATAAAATGTAAAGCAGCCGGGAGCGCGA
This region of Comamonas thiooxydans genomic DNA includes:
- a CDS encoding efflux RND transporter periplasmic adaptor subunit, which gives rise to MKIDQPASPRPRREAHFSCLPGAGRQGLRQQRWTLAVGAMLIAAALAGCSKPEAEQKGPPKSEPKVGVVTLQSQSQQLDASLPGRTRAFMTAEVRPQVSGIIQQRLFTEGALVKQGQQLYQIDAASLKAAEASAAAAVAKAEASQRTLAATARRNAELVKIDAISKQAFDESQAAAAQSASDVAVAKANLETARINLKYSRIEAPIGGRIALSAVTPGALVTANQATALTTIVRLDPMYVDFTQSSTDLMQLKRDLDSGRYQKVEGNKIPVRIQLDDGSDYPHQGKLAFAGVIVNDTTGTLTLRAEVPNPDGMLMPGMYVKALLPTALAPDALLVPQQSVTRDLTGRANVMVVKDGDVVEKRDVELDRAVGAFWLLKTGLNAGERVMVDGFQRIKPGDKVQAMEVDLKAKAERKSQRGEPPVQAAADAPAKK